The window TGGTACAACTTTTATCCCTTCCTCTGCCAGCAATTCTACCGCTTGTTCTGCAGGCATACCATTGACATCAAAGATGAGAATATTGGTTTCAACGGATTCCAAATCAATGGAAAGCTGCGAGCACTGACTTACTGTTTCGGCCAGCTCGCGTGCCCGGCGGTGGTCTTCTTTAAGTTTTGAAAGATGATGCTCAATAGCATAATCGGCTGCGGCGGCCAGCAACCCAATCTGACGCATACCCCCGCCCCACATCTTACGCATTCGTCGTGCTCCGGTAATATTTTCCTGGGATGACAACAGCATCGACCCCACAGGCGCACCAAGTCCTTTGCTAAAGCATACAGACATCGTATCGGCAATTCGGCTATAAAAACTGGGAGCTGTATTCGTAGCAGTCATCGCATTCCAGATTCGCGCACCATCGAGATGGATACCCAACTCGTTTTGGGTGGCAAATGAGCTGATTGCTGCCAGCTCCTGTTCGGTATAACAGCATCCCCCGCCCTTATTCGTCGAGTTTTCAAGGGCAATAACTCTCGTTTGGGGCTCCCATTCCTTTTGGCCGCGAACCGTATCCTTTAGCAGATCGGCTGACAATTTGCCTTTTTGGCCCTTCAACGGTCGCAGAAGAACGGACGACAAATGCGATGCTGCCGTGGACTCGTAATTAAAAATATGCCCCGTTTCCTCGATGAGGACTTCATCTCCCTGATCCGTTAACATGTTTACCGCCAACTGATTAGCCATGGTGCCGCTGGGCGTAAAAAGTCCGGCCTCAAAACCAAACATTTTGGCTATCTTCTTTTCAAGTGCATTCACGGTGGGATCTTCCCCAAAGACGTCATCCCCAACCTTCGCATCCGCCATCACTTTTCGCATCTCAGCAGTTGGAGTCGTTACCGTATCACTTCGCAAGTCAATCATTGATAACTTATGTTTTTAGTTTATTAAAGATCTTGTAATGAGTTTAGGATGACATATTATTGATTCATATTTCAGCCCCAAAGGAGGTTATAAGTCATTTTGTTTTTTCCAAAATGCTGAAGAAACTTTGAGGATCAATATTGGTGCCGCAGACAATGATCCCCACATTCTTACCAATAACCTGGTCGGCCAGCGGACCCGTAGCAGCAGCGAGCGCCGAAGCTCCCGCAGGCTCAACGGCCAGCTTTAACTCCTCAAACATCACACGCATTATCTGCGCCATTTTCAGATCCGTAACCGTCACCACCTCGTCCACAAAACGCTGGCACAACCCAAAGCTATAGGGAGCGGCATGGGGAGCGCCCAGACTATCAGCGATGGTATCAACCTCATCAATTTCCACGGGTTCACCGGCTACACGACTCTTACTCATGCTGTCGGCCCCCACCGGCTCTACGCCATAAACCTTACAATCAGAAACCATCTGTTTAATCGCTGCAGCAATACCGGCACATAATCCACCGCCGCCAATGGGAACAATTACAGCATCCAGTTCGGGGACATCCTGTGCAAATTCAAGCCCAACGGTTGCCGTTCCCAACGCTGTTTGTTCGCCTTCAAACGGGTGAATAAAGGCACGGTTTTCTTCTTTTTCGATTTCTTTCACGCGATGGAAGGCCTCATGCACGTCATCCACCAGCTCTACTGTAGCACCATGTGATTTACACTTTTCCACCCGGAAATTATTAGCCGTTTTCGGCATCACCACTTTGGCGGTCGTACCAAGCGACTTAGCTGCATACGCCACTGCTATAGCATGGTTACCCGCACTAACAGCAGTAACACCATTTTTAAGCTGCTCCTCAGAAAGATCCAGCATATTCATCAGCGCACCGCGCGGTTTGAAGCTGCCGGCATATTGAAAGAGCTCCAACTTTAAAAACAGATTCGTTTCTTTACTTAGCAGCTTATCCTTAACATCACTTTTCCACTCCCAAACAGGCGTTCGTCGGACGCTCTCTCCCAACTTCTCTCTGGCCTGTTCAATTTGTCGGGGCGTAGGAATTTTTATTGTATTCATAACCACCTCTTTATTTCTACCAATAACATGAAGTCAACAAATAACAAGAATTTACCAGAAATGGAAGATGTGAAATATTCTTTTACAGCCGGGGCTTTTTATTTCTCCCCCAACTTTTAGACCTTACTGAAGATCAAGAACGAGCAAAACATCATTGAGTGAAGACGAATTACATATCGATGAGCATACCCACGAGCAGATCCCTTCTCTCGGCGAACGCATTACCCATGCCCTGCTCAGTGCCTTGCTGGGATTTCTGCTGCTTAATATTATTATCTTTTGGATGTTTCCCGGGGCCGGCATCGGTGCCCTCTACCTGTTCGCCGGATACCACAAGGTGGGAACCATTGCCAGCGAAATGACCACCGTACTCATCTATACTGTTCTGTCCTTATGCTTTGTATTCGGATGGTTCCGTGGCAAGGTTTTTATCCATCGCCTGAAGAATTATATCGAGTACTGGAGGTTTTGGTGATTTCAGCCTAAACCTATTCTGTATTTTAAAACCTTTAGCGAAAAAACGAAAAGCTTTACGGTTTTCCCTTGTGACCGGAATTCTGGATCAGAAAAAAAAGAATACTAACTAAAGCCTTCAATAAAAAAGCCCTCGGAATAATCGAAATCCCGAGGGCCTAATTGCAACTTAGAGATGCTGAAACAGGTTCAGCATGACACAGATTAAACTTTTAGTCATGCTTATAAAATCCTTCACCGGACTTATCGCCCAGCTTTCCGGCATCCACCATCTTAACTAATAGCGGACACGGTCGATATTTGGGGTCTTTAAATCCATCATGAAGGACGTTCAGGATATCCAGGCACACATCCAAGCCAATAAAATCGGCCAGTCGCAGTGGGCCCATCGGGTGTGCCATGCCAAGTTTCATCACTTGATCCACATCTTCGGGCTCGGCCACGCCTTCGTAGACACAGTAGATGGCCTCGTTGATCATAGGCATCAGCACGCGATTCGACACAAAGCCCGGATAATCAGCCACTTCAACAGGATTTTTTCCTAATAGCTCAGCAGTATCTTCGATGATTTCAACAACCTCTGCATCAGTATCAAGTCCGCGCACTACCTCTACCAGCTTCATTACCGGCACAGGATTAAAAAAGTGCATCCCGATAAAACGTCCGGGGCGCGCCGTGGTAGCAGCAAGTTTGGTAATCGATATCGACGACGTATTGGAAGCCAAAATAGCGGTATCGGGAGCAGCCTCGTCAACGACTGAAAATACCTTCTTCTTCAGTTCAAAATTTTCGGGCACCGCCTCTACCACCAAATCCACATCACCAACAGCCACAGCGGTATCGGTATGCGTTTCAATATTATCGAGCGCTTGCACCTTTTGTTCAGTATCAATCTTCTCTTTCTTGACCATTCGCTCAAGGTTTTTCTCGATGGTAGACAACGCTTTGTCGGCCAACTCTTGATCCATCTCCACAAGATTCACGGGAATACCATTCATGGCAAAAACATGACAAATGCCGTTCCCCATAGTACCACCGCCAATAACTGCTACTTTTTTAATATCCATAACTCAAAAACTTTATTGCAATTTGGTGTTGTTTATTGATGAATGAGAGTATCGATTTTCTCGGGCATTTTCAACGCTTCAAACAGCTTTTTACGGTTACCTATTTATTGCTATGTTTGCTACATTCTTGACTGTCCATCAACCACTTATTGTTTGCCATGAATAAATTTGTACGTATTGCCCTTTTTCTGCTGATTTTAATTGTTGGCATCACTGGATTAGCCATTTACTGGACATTCTACCGGCCCCTTCCCGATTACCAAACTACTCAAACGCATGATACGATTCAGCAACAAGTTGATATCCACTGGGATACCCATGGCGTTCCACATATTTACGCTGATAACAAGAACGACCTTTACTACAGTCTGGGATATGCCCACGCCCAGGATCGCCTCTGGCAGATGACGCTGAGTCAGATGGCAGCAGAAGGACGCTTTGCAGAATTTTTGGGGAAAGACCTTATTTCTTATGACAAATTACAACGTACCTTAGGATTTTGGCGTATCGCCCAGGATATTAAACCCACCCTTTCCGATTCAACGCTAAAATTACTGAAGGCCTATTCAGCGGGCGTAAACTCTTACATCCAAAATAACCCCAAGAGCTTACCCATTCAGTTTTCGCTTGCCGATATGGATCCCATTACATGGACCCCCACTCATTCTATTGCCCTGGCTCGCATGATGGCCTGGGAGTTGAACCTTGCCTGGAAATCGGAACTCAACTACGCCTATTTCTCCCAGACGCTTTCTGATAAAAAATTTGCCCAACTACTACCTGACAACCGCTTTATTGCGTCTGCCTCAAGTGCCGATTCCAACTGGGCGCAGACGTTGATGCCCCTGCTCGAAACGAACGAACAGCTGAATAAAATACTGGGTCGGGAGGGGTCGCATGTGGGAAGTAACGCTTGGGCAGTAAGTGGAGAAAAATCCACCACAGAGGCACCTTTACTGGCAGGAGATCCACACCTTGGATTAAGCATGCCCGGCAAGTGGTATGAGGCGCACCTGAATGTGAACGGGAAAAATCTATCGGGTGCAACACTGGCCGGCGCTCCCATCGTTATATTGGGTCAAAATGATCACCTTGCCTGGTCGCTCACCAATATTATGCTCGATGATACCGATTTCTTTGAAGAAGCGATAAACCCCGATAATCCCAACCAATACGTTATTGATTCGCTGGCCAACGAAGCTATTTATGAAGAGTTTGAAACCCAAAAAGAGGTTATCAAAGTTAAGGGTGCCAACGATACACTGTTCACACGAAAAGTCACTAACCATGGCCCTATTATTTCGGATGTATATCCCGACCAGCAGTATATCGATAATCGCGCTATTTCAATGCAATGGACCGGGTATGAGGTGACAAACGAGATTGAAGCACTATTGACGATGAACTGGGCCCAATCGTTTGAGGAATTTCAAGAAGGCGCCTATAACTTTAAAGTGCCCGGACAAAATTTCATCTATGCCGATAAAGCCGGAAATATTGCCCAGCTCTCGATGGCAAATATTCCCATTCGAGATGAAAACCCAATTTTACTTCGCGAGGGCTGGAACAGTGAACACGACTGGCAGGGCTTCGTCCCCGACGATCAACTTCCCACCATCATCAATCCTGACCGTGGCTGGGTTGCCAATGCCAATACATCTCCCACTGGCAGTAACTATCCCTACTATATTTCGGCCTATTGGGAACCGGACTCTCGTATCAATAGAATAGAGGGGTACCTGACCAGTGATGAACAACTTTCGCCCCAAACATTTCAGCAGATGCAAAACGATACCTACTCCCAGTTCTCCCGGGAACTCTCCCAAATTATTTTGCCCATCCTCAAAGAAAGTGAGGACTCAGAATTTGGGACCGCCATCTCATATTTAGAAAATTGGGACTATACTTATGATCGCTCAGAAACGGCGGCCTCTATTATGGATGTCTTTTTAATTCATTTGGCTAAAAACACCTTTGTTGATGAAATGGGTGAAGAAGCCTACCAGCGGTATGTACGGTTTTCATCTATGCCCATACGAGCACTTACACGTTTCTTGCAAAACGGAAGTACATTTTTTGACAATATAGAAACAGAAGACAAGGTTGAAACACGGAATGATATCATCCTAAAAAGTATGGCGGAGGCTATTACCTACCTTCGGTCGAACTTTGGCGAAGAGCCTTTTGAATGGCGCTGGGAGCAACTCCACACCATCACTTTTAAACCCGAACTTTTTGGAGAAGCAGCTAACAATCCCAATGCACCTACTTCGTTAAAACTGATTGTAAATAATTTATTGAGTAACGGTCCCCACCCAGTTAATGGACATGATATGAGCATCAATAATGGAGAATATAGCTGGAATAACCCTTACGAAATGATTTTGGGACCATCCATCCGCCGCATCATTGACTTCTCTGATCTCAGTAAAAGCTGGTCCATTAATTCCACGGGACAGTCGGGCAACCCTATTTCGCAATACTACGGGGATCAAACTGAAAGCTGGCTCACCGGGCAATATAAATTTATCTATCAGGATAGTACGTTTTTTGATGAAAACCAGTTTAATACGATGACCTTTATTCCAGAATAGATTAGCAATAAAACCAATGAAACCGCTTCCTTTCTTTTGATTACCCAGTGACAATAAGCTATGTTACTTTCGATTTTCTTAACCTATAAATTATCTACCTGACCTTTTAGCAGCTATGCAGCAAAAATCATTCCCCCACCATCCCCTGGTTGTTATAATCGCCATTACTTTTCTCTTTTTAGGATTTCAGTCATGTGCCACATTCCAGCAAAGTACCGACAACGAAGAGATCAGTGGAGACATTGAACAACCCAGTTTACTTTCCAAAATTGATTCCGTAAAAAAGGCTGAAGAATCTCAAAGAAAGACCGACCCCCAACCTTCTTTTGAAGCTGACACTATTAATGTAGATACATTGCTGACCCAATTATCATTAAAAGAAAAAATTGGACAGCTCTTCTCTATTCGAGCCAACGGCCGTTATCTGAGTGAAGATCACTCCCAATATCAACGACTGCTGCGCAAGGTTCAGCAATATGGGGTAGGCGGCATCACCTTCTTTAGTGGAGATATTTATGCACAGGCGGTTATGACGAATAAGCTGCAACGTGCTGCAAAAATTCCACTCTGGATTTCTCAGGATATGGAATACGGAGCGGCTATGCGTATCGATGGTGCAACACGATTTACCCCGGCAATGGGAGTCGCGGCAACACAAAATCCCGATTATGCCTATTGGATGGGTAAAATCACTGCTCAGGAAGCTAAAGCATTAGGGGTACACCAAATTTATGCTCCGGTTTTGGACGTAAACAACAACCCACAGAATCCCGTCATTAACGTTCGATCTTTTTCAGCAGATCCCTCTGTTGTAAGTGTCTTCGGTAATAAATTTATTGAAGGTGTACGCTCCGAAAATGTTATTTCCACCGCCAAACATTTTCCCGGTCACGGCGATACCAATATTGATTCTCACCTTTCGCTACCGGTTATAAACGCCGATTTTGCCCGACTCGATACGTTGGAACTATCTCCATTTCGATCGGCAATAAATAATGGGATTAATAGTATCATGAGTGCTCACATTTCTTTTCCAGCTATTAGTCCCGACACGGCCCTGCCCGCTACCATGGATCCATCGATCATCAATAGCATTCTGGCTGACAGCCTCAACTTCGACGGCGTAGTAGTAAGTGATGGACTCGAAATGCGTGGAATATCGGCTCATTTTTCACCGGGAGAAGCCGTAATAAAAGCCCTTAAAGCCGGTGTAGACCTAATGCTGTTGAGTCCTGATGAGTTAACCGCCCTCCATGAGATTGAGCAGGCAGTACAATCAGGAGATATTTCTGAGAAACGCATTGATAGATCAGTCCGTAAGTTGCTTCAATGGAAAAAACAGCAGGGACTTTTCGAAGATAGCCAAATCGATATTGACAGCCTTAACAAAAAAATCAATCGACGCAGCCACCAACTTATTGCTGATGAAATCAGCCGAAAATCACTGACGCTGCTTAAAAATGATGATAACATCCTGCCTATTAGGGCTTCGGAATTCGAAAATATTATGGTGGTTTCTGTCTCGGATGGTAGTAGTGGAAATGCCGGCTCCTCTTTTGTATCTCGACTGCGTAACTATCATCCCAATATTAAATCCCATGTGCTGGATCAACGGACGAGTAAGGAAGATCGCAGAGCAATGGAACAGGATGCCAAAGACGCTGACCTTATTATAATCGGATCATTTGTGTATGTACGCTCTGGCGAAAATACACAAATGCGCGAAGAAGACTTATCCTTTTTGCAAGATCTTACACAAGATAAGCCCTCGGCTCTTATCGCTTTTGGAAACCCTTATGTGGTACAAGACCTCCCTGATATCAATGTACAGCTAATGGCATGGTCAGCCCATAGCAGCCAGGTTAGAAATACGGTACCTGCCCTTTTTGGTGGATCTGAGATCAGTGGCCGACTCCCCATCAATATACCGGGTATGTATGCTATCGATCACGGTATACACTTGCCTCAAACGACACTGCGCGACGATGAACCCGAGGTCGCAGGACTTTCACCCGACTCCCTCAGTCGCATTGATGATATCATGAATGAGGCAGTTTTTGATTCAACCTTTCCCGGCGGAGTTGTAACGGTAGTTAAAAATGGAACCGTCGCTTATCAACGCGGATTCGGTTACCAGTCATATGACAAACTCAACAAGATCGACGAAGATGCCATTTATGATTTGGCATCGCTCACAAAAGTAACAGCCACCACCCCGGCTATTATGAAACTTGTTGAAGAGGGAGAAATTAATGTGGATGATAAGGTTGGAAAATATATTCCGGAATTTAGTGAAGGAGATAAAAAGAATATCACCATCAAAAATTTCTTGCTCCATAACTCGGGGCTGCCTCCTTTTCGGGTATATATTGATTCTCTAAAATCAGAAGAAGAAATTATCAAGGCGGTTAAAAATGAACCACTCACGTATCAAACAGGTACCGACTACCGGTACAGCGATCTCGGATTTATTTTACTTGGCGAAATTATCGAAAAGGTAACCGGCCAAACGCTGGATGAATATGTAGACGACAAATTCTACCATCCACTGGGGATGTATAATACCTTTTTTAATCCCCATAAACGGGGAACATATATTACCCGACGTATTCCTCCTACCGAAATCGATACAACTTACCGGGATACTACCGTCCATGCTTACGCACATGACGAACGTGCTTATTATCTAAATGGAGTGGCCGGGCATGCCGGACTTTTTTCTACTGGTGGTGACTTGGCTAAATACTGTCAGATGCTGCTCAACGATGGATGGTATGCCGGTCATCGATTTTTGAAGGAATCAACGATCGAAACATTTACAACACAACAGTCTAAACAAGTCAATCGCGGATATGGGTTTGATCGTAAAAGTGATGGATTTAGCACAGCCGGATCGCTCATGAGTGAAAAAGCGTTTGGTCATACCGGCTTTACCGGAACCAGCTATTGGATGGACCCACAAAACGATTTGGCCGTCATCATTTTAACTAATAGAACCTATCCCCATCGCTCTTATGGGAAAGATATCAGCAAAATAAGAGCTAAGATTGCGGATATAGTAATGTCATCAATTGTTAAGTAATGGATATTAAAGAGCTTACAAAGCACAATTATGTCCCCTATTCTAAGGAACCATCTATTGCTGTTGTCCGCAGCCAAACGGGTCAATGGTTCCCTGGAGTTCGCATTGAAAACATATCATATCCACTGAGTATAAGCGCCACACAAAATGCCCTATTTTGCTGTCTCAGCGAGGGGCATCAACCAGATGAGCTTTTTACTGAAGAGATCGAATCCCCCATGATACCGAGCTGGGAAAAGGAGTTTAACCTT of the Fodinibius sp. Rm-B-1B1-1 genome contains:
- a CDS encoding GntG family PLP-dependent aldolase gives rise to the protein MIDLRSDTVTTPTAEMRKVMADAKVGDDVFGEDPTVNALEKKIAKMFGFEAGLFTPSGTMANQLAVNMLTDQGDEVLIEETGHIFNYESTAASHLSSVLLRPLKGQKGKLSADLLKDTVRGQKEWEPQTRVIALENSTNKGGGCCYTEQELAAISSFATQNELGIHLDGARIWNAMTATNTAPSFYSRIADTMSVCFSKGLGAPVGSMLLSSQENITGARRMRKMWGGGMRQIGLLAAAADYAIEHHLSKLKEDHRRARELAETVSQCSQLSIDLESVETNILIFDVNGMPAEQAVELLAEEGIKVVPFGPQTLRATFHFQIDDEDLQRVKGAFYSIFN
- a CDS encoding threonine/serine dehydratase, with the translated sequence MNTIKIPTPRQIEQAREKLGESVRRTPVWEWKSDVKDKLLSKETNLFLKLELFQYAGSFKPRGALMNMLDLSEEQLKNGVTAVSAGNHAIAVAYAAKSLGTTAKVVMPKTANNFRVEKCKSHGATVELVDDVHEAFHRVKEIEKEENRAFIHPFEGEQTALGTATVGLEFAQDVPELDAVIVPIGGGGLCAGIAAAIKQMVSDCKVYGVEPVGADSMSKSRVAGEPVEIDEVDTIADSLGAPHAAPYSFGLCQRFVDEVVTVTDLKMAQIMRVMFEELKLAVEPAGASALAAATGPLADQVIGKNVGIIVCGTNIDPQSFFSILEKTK
- a CDS encoding 3-hydroxyacyl-CoA dehydrogenase family protein, with protein sequence MKKVAVIGGGTMGNGICHVFAMNGIPVNLVEMDQELADKALSTIEKNLERMVKKEKIDTEQKVQALDNIETHTDTAVAVGDVDLVVEAVPENFELKKKVFSVVDEAAPDTAILASNTSSISITKLAATTARPGRFIGMHFFNPVPVMKLVEVVRGLDTDAEVVEIIEDTAELLGKNPVEVADYPGFVSNRVLMPMINEAIYCVYEGVAEPEDVDQVMKLGMAHPMGPLRLADFIGLDVCLDILNVLHDGFKDPKYRPCPLLVKMVDAGKLGDKSGEGFYKHD
- a CDS encoding penicillin acylase family protein translates to MNKFVRIALFLLILIVGITGLAIYWTFYRPLPDYQTTQTHDTIQQQVDIHWDTHGVPHIYADNKNDLYYSLGYAHAQDRLWQMTLSQMAAEGRFAEFLGKDLISYDKLQRTLGFWRIAQDIKPTLSDSTLKLLKAYSAGVNSYIQNNPKSLPIQFSLADMDPITWTPTHSIALARMMAWELNLAWKSELNYAYFSQTLSDKKFAQLLPDNRFIASASSADSNWAQTLMPLLETNEQLNKILGREGSHVGSNAWAVSGEKSTTEAPLLAGDPHLGLSMPGKWYEAHLNVNGKNLSGATLAGAPIVILGQNDHLAWSLTNIMLDDTDFFEEAINPDNPNQYVIDSLANEAIYEEFETQKEVIKVKGANDTLFTRKVTNHGPIISDVYPDQQYIDNRAISMQWTGYEVTNEIEALLTMNWAQSFEEFQEGAYNFKVPGQNFIYADKAGNIAQLSMANIPIRDENPILLREGWNSEHDWQGFVPDDQLPTIINPDRGWVANANTSPTGSNYPYYISAYWEPDSRINRIEGYLTSDEQLSPQTFQQMQNDTYSQFSRELSQIILPILKESEDSEFGTAISYLENWDYTYDRSETAASIMDVFLIHLAKNTFVDEMGEEAYQRYVRFSSMPIRALTRFLQNGSTFFDNIETEDKVETRNDIILKSMAEAITYLRSNFGEEPFEWRWEQLHTITFKPELFGEAANNPNAPTSLKLIVNNLLSNGPHPVNGHDMSINNGEYSWNNPYEMILGPSIRRIIDFSDLSKSWSINSTGQSGNPISQYYGDQTESWLTGQYKFIYQDSTFFDENQFNTMTFIPE
- a CDS encoding glycoside hydrolase family 3 N-terminal domain-containing protein, which produces MQQKSFPHHPLVVIIAITFLFLGFQSCATFQQSTDNEEISGDIEQPSLLSKIDSVKKAEESQRKTDPQPSFEADTINVDTLLTQLSLKEKIGQLFSIRANGRYLSEDHSQYQRLLRKVQQYGVGGITFFSGDIYAQAVMTNKLQRAAKIPLWISQDMEYGAAMRIDGATRFTPAMGVAATQNPDYAYWMGKITAQEAKALGVHQIYAPVLDVNNNPQNPVINVRSFSADPSVVSVFGNKFIEGVRSENVISTAKHFPGHGDTNIDSHLSLPVINADFARLDTLELSPFRSAINNGINSIMSAHISFPAISPDTALPATMDPSIINSILADSLNFDGVVVSDGLEMRGISAHFSPGEAVIKALKAGVDLMLLSPDELTALHEIEQAVQSGDISEKRIDRSVRKLLQWKKQQGLFEDSQIDIDSLNKKINRRSHQLIADEISRKSLTLLKNDDNILPIRASEFENIMVVSVSDGSSGNAGSSFVSRLRNYHPNIKSHVLDQRTSKEDRRAMEQDAKDADLIIIGSFVYVRSGENTQMREEDLSFLQDLTQDKPSALIAFGNPYVVQDLPDINVQLMAWSAHSSQVRNTVPALFGGSEISGRLPINIPGMYAIDHGIHLPQTTLRDDEPEVAGLSPDSLSRIDDIMNEAVFDSTFPGGVVTVVKNGTVAYQRGFGYQSYDKLNKIDEDAIYDLASLTKVTATTPAIMKLVEEGEINVDDKVGKYIPEFSEGDKKNITIKNFLLHNSGLPPFRVYIDSLKSEEEIIKAVKNEPLTYQTGTDYRYSDLGFILLGEIIEKVTGQTLDEYVDDKFYHPLGMYNTFFNPHKRGTYITRRIPPTEIDTTYRDTTVHAYAHDERAYYLNGVAGHAGLFSTGGDLAKYCQMLLNDGWYAGHRFLKESTIETFTTQQSKQVNRGYGFDRKSDGFSTAGSLMSEKAFGHTGFTGTSYWMDPQNDLAVIILTNRTYPHRSYGKDISKIRAKIADIVMSSIVK